A genomic stretch from Hemitrygon akajei chromosome 10, sHemAka1.3, whole genome shotgun sequence includes:
- the LOC140734452 gene encoding protocadherin-20-like isoform X1, whose protein sequence is MDLKSTFCMDFTGSVLQKCICILLILLFHKMPSYLCTEYEYKVQENEDEGVFIGNIANDIVLAMNTECDSLDYKFMKEMEYVMLKNGSGELYTTKQRIDREALCPVEFHGTPCTQEVNVIILCANQYLKMVKVKIVILDVNDNAPHFEEDVMELSIPEDAAIGTSFGIDYFATDKDAGINGIQNYYLESSQNVFGLKDGEAPSIVVLQPLDREIKNLYELKLMAVDGGTPPLSGSATLLINIQDINDNCPVFNASEFVVQVPENMSSNSMVTQLHAVDADLGPNAEITYSYGNRVQDTSKKLFNLDSATGIITFSGNKSPEKHPEHKLTILANGPGCAPAIVQITVIIIHGSKYNPKVEISYIANQANGVIFLKETAPENTPIALLEVTDPDHYLKGSLYINGNVPFYLKPYEKSGNKHLVVTSEQLDYELENQYEIIVKAEDPRNIHQLAIRVQITDENDNSPQFHQSSFETSIEENNVPGALLLKVFATDADSGQNGKVAYLLGSDAPNIFSIEQFTGILTVSTSLDREKQELYTFTVSAIDHGTPPRRKSTIVIIHILDQNDNVPSFLTNDYTFFIPENFPKHGVIGIINVTDLDAGLNGHVTVSILNGSNNFLMHNTRGTLHCNSSVDREKNTMHVFWIEAIDSGQPSLSATAKITVFVLDINDNPPVVLLPQSNASWLFVPPNTPQGASVAEIYAVDYDTGINAVMTYNIIGRNGPAPHIFGINTATGNITLQEKLLHKDYGLYQLLVKVSDLGQPQPLYSTIMVNLFVNETVSNKSYLEALLHSQAVFTEEKQSEPNPCPLLQTLDFPCSPPVIPIAVAMIVVSVIFLTIALYMLLSIRKKSKRKELYKDAQIPLKINLDYYTKDWNDAQL, encoded by the coding sequence aaatgtatcTGCATTCTTTTGATCTTGTTATTCCACAAGATGCCAAGCTACCTGTGCACAGAATATGAATACAAAGTACAAGAGAATGAGGATGAAGGAGTATTCATTGGAAATATAGCTAATGATATAGTTTTAGCAATGAATACGGAATGTGATTCACTGGATTATAAGTTCATGAAGGAAATGGAATATGTCATGCTGAAGAATGGGAGTGGGGAGCTGTATACAACAAAGCAGAGAATCGACAGGGAAGCATTATGCCCTGTTGAGTTCCATGGTACTCCCTGTACCCAAGAAGTTAATGTAATTATACTATGTGCCAACCAATATCTGAAAATGGTGAAGGTTAAGATAGTCATTTTGGATGTCAATGATAATGCACCACATTTTGAAGAAGACGTAATGGAGCTCTCTATTCCAGAGGATGCAGCTATAGGCACATCATTCGGAATAGATTACTTTGCCACTGACAAAGATGCCGGGATAAATGGCATTCAAAATTATTACCTTGAAAGCAGCCAAAATGTATTTGGTTTGAAAGATGGTGAAGCACCATCCATTGTTGTTCTGCAGCCACTAGATAGGGAGATAAAGAATCTGTATGAGTTGAAACTTATGGCAGTAGATGGTGGCACTCCTCCCTTATCTGGATCGGCCACACTTCTGATCAACATCCAAGACATCAATGACAACTGCCCTGTTTTTAATGCATCAGAGTTTGTAGTTCAGGTGCCTGAAAATATGTCTTCCAACAGCATGGTGACACAGCTTCATGCCGTTGATGCAGATTTAGGACCCAATGCTGAAATCACCTATTCCTATGGCAACCGTGTGCAGGATACATCCAAGAAACTATTTAACTTGGACAGTGCCACTGGAATTATCACATTTTCTGGAAATAAAAGCCCAGAGAAGCACCCTGAACATAAACTCACTATCTTAGCCAATGGTCCAGGATGTGCCCCGGCCATCGTTCAGATTACAGTGATCATCATTCATGGTAGCAAGTATAATCCAAAGGTGGAAATCAGCTACATCGCTAACCAGGCAAATGGTGTGATTTTCTTAAAGGAAACAGCACCTGAAAACACACCAATTGCTCTGCTGGAGGTAACTGACCCTGACCATTATCTAAAAGGTTCACTCTACATCAATGGCAATGTTCCCTTCTATCTAAAACCATATGAGAAGTCGGGGAATAAACACTTGGTTGTCACTTCAGAGCAGTTAGATTATGAGCTTGAGAACCAGTATGAAATCATTGTTAAGGCGGAAGATCCCCGAAACATTCATCAGCTAGCAATCCGTGTTCAGATTACTGATGAAAATGACAACTCTCCACAATTTCATCAAAGTTCATTTGAAACCTCGATCGAAGAAAACAATGTACCAGGAGCTTTATTGCTGAAGGTTTTTGCAACTGATGCAGACAGTGGTCAAAATGGAAAAGTTGCTTACCTGCTGGGATCTGATGCTCCAAACATCTTTTCAATTGAACAGTTTACTGGGATTTTAACTGTGTCCACTTCTTTGGATAGAGAGAAACAGGAATTGTATACATTTACTGTTTCGGCTATTGATCATGGAACCCCTCCGAGAAGGAAGAGTACAATTGTAATCATTCACATTTTAGACCAAAATGATAATGTACCCTCTTTCCTCACTAATGACTATACTTTCTTTATACCAGAAAACTTCCCGAAACATGGAGTAATTGGAATTATCAATGTAACAGATTTGGATGCAGGTCTTAATGGTCATGTTACTGTATCTATCCTGAATGGGAGTAATAATTTTTTAATGCACAACACCAGAGGAACTTTACACTGTAATTCTTCAGTGGACAGAGAGAAAAATACCATGCACGTGTTCTGGATTGAGGCCATTGACAGTGGACAACCATCCCTCTCTGCAACAGCAAAAATAACAGTGTTTGTCCTGGATATAAATGATAATCCTCCCGTTGTATTACTTCCTCAATCCAATGCATCCTGGCTTTTTGTGCCCCCTAACACACCCCAAGGAGCCTCTGTGGCTGAGATTTATGCTGTTGACTATGACACTGGTATTAATGCTGTCATGACATATAATATCATTGGAAGAAATGGCCCAGCCCCTCACATATTTGGAATTAATACAGCTACAGGAAATATTACATTGCAGGAAAAATTATTGCATAAAGACTATGGCTTATATCAACTACTGGTTAAAGTCAGCGACCTTGGGCAACCGCAACCACTCTATTCCACGATAATGGTCAATTTGTTTGTCAATGAGACCGTGAGCAACAAAAGTTACTTGGAGGCTTTGTTACACAGCCAAGCTGTTTTCACAGAAGAGAAACAGTCAGAACCAAATCCATGCCCCTTATTGCAGACATTGGACTTTCCCTGCTCACCTCCTGTTATTCCTATTGCAGTCGCAATGATCGTTGTCTCTGTTATTTTCCTTACTATTGCTCTTTATATGCTTCTGAGCATAAGaaagaaaagcaaaagaaaagaactTTACAAAGATGCCCAAATACCATTAAAAATAAACCTTGACTACTATACGAAAGACTGGAACGATGCACAATTATAA
- the LOC140734452 gene encoding protocadherin-20-like isoform X2 encodes MPSYLCTEYEYKVQENEDEGVFIGNIANDIVLAMNTECDSLDYKFMKEMEYVMLKNGSGELYTTKQRIDREALCPVEFHGTPCTQEVNVIILCANQYLKMVKVKIVILDVNDNAPHFEEDVMELSIPEDAAIGTSFGIDYFATDKDAGINGIQNYYLESSQNVFGLKDGEAPSIVVLQPLDREIKNLYELKLMAVDGGTPPLSGSATLLINIQDINDNCPVFNASEFVVQVPENMSSNSMVTQLHAVDADLGPNAEITYSYGNRVQDTSKKLFNLDSATGIITFSGNKSPEKHPEHKLTILANGPGCAPAIVQITVIIIHGSKYNPKVEISYIANQANGVIFLKETAPENTPIALLEVTDPDHYLKGSLYINGNVPFYLKPYEKSGNKHLVVTSEQLDYELENQYEIIVKAEDPRNIHQLAIRVQITDENDNSPQFHQSSFETSIEENNVPGALLLKVFATDADSGQNGKVAYLLGSDAPNIFSIEQFTGILTVSTSLDREKQELYTFTVSAIDHGTPPRRKSTIVIIHILDQNDNVPSFLTNDYTFFIPENFPKHGVIGIINVTDLDAGLNGHVTVSILNGSNNFLMHNTRGTLHCNSSVDREKNTMHVFWIEAIDSGQPSLSATAKITVFVLDINDNPPVVLLPQSNASWLFVPPNTPQGASVAEIYAVDYDTGINAVMTYNIIGRNGPAPHIFGINTATGNITLQEKLLHKDYGLYQLLVKVSDLGQPQPLYSTIMVNLFVNETVSNKSYLEALLHSQAVFTEEKQSEPNPCPLLQTLDFPCSPPVIPIAVAMIVVSVIFLTIALYMLLSIRKKSKRKELYKDAQIPLKINLDYYTKDWNDAQL; translated from the coding sequence ATGCCAAGCTACCTGTGCACAGAATATGAATACAAAGTACAAGAGAATGAGGATGAAGGAGTATTCATTGGAAATATAGCTAATGATATAGTTTTAGCAATGAATACGGAATGTGATTCACTGGATTATAAGTTCATGAAGGAAATGGAATATGTCATGCTGAAGAATGGGAGTGGGGAGCTGTATACAACAAAGCAGAGAATCGACAGGGAAGCATTATGCCCTGTTGAGTTCCATGGTACTCCCTGTACCCAAGAAGTTAATGTAATTATACTATGTGCCAACCAATATCTGAAAATGGTGAAGGTTAAGATAGTCATTTTGGATGTCAATGATAATGCACCACATTTTGAAGAAGACGTAATGGAGCTCTCTATTCCAGAGGATGCAGCTATAGGCACATCATTCGGAATAGATTACTTTGCCACTGACAAAGATGCCGGGATAAATGGCATTCAAAATTATTACCTTGAAAGCAGCCAAAATGTATTTGGTTTGAAAGATGGTGAAGCACCATCCATTGTTGTTCTGCAGCCACTAGATAGGGAGATAAAGAATCTGTATGAGTTGAAACTTATGGCAGTAGATGGTGGCACTCCTCCCTTATCTGGATCGGCCACACTTCTGATCAACATCCAAGACATCAATGACAACTGCCCTGTTTTTAATGCATCAGAGTTTGTAGTTCAGGTGCCTGAAAATATGTCTTCCAACAGCATGGTGACACAGCTTCATGCCGTTGATGCAGATTTAGGACCCAATGCTGAAATCACCTATTCCTATGGCAACCGTGTGCAGGATACATCCAAGAAACTATTTAACTTGGACAGTGCCACTGGAATTATCACATTTTCTGGAAATAAAAGCCCAGAGAAGCACCCTGAACATAAACTCACTATCTTAGCCAATGGTCCAGGATGTGCCCCGGCCATCGTTCAGATTACAGTGATCATCATTCATGGTAGCAAGTATAATCCAAAGGTGGAAATCAGCTACATCGCTAACCAGGCAAATGGTGTGATTTTCTTAAAGGAAACAGCACCTGAAAACACACCAATTGCTCTGCTGGAGGTAACTGACCCTGACCATTATCTAAAAGGTTCACTCTACATCAATGGCAATGTTCCCTTCTATCTAAAACCATATGAGAAGTCGGGGAATAAACACTTGGTTGTCACTTCAGAGCAGTTAGATTATGAGCTTGAGAACCAGTATGAAATCATTGTTAAGGCGGAAGATCCCCGAAACATTCATCAGCTAGCAATCCGTGTTCAGATTACTGATGAAAATGACAACTCTCCACAATTTCATCAAAGTTCATTTGAAACCTCGATCGAAGAAAACAATGTACCAGGAGCTTTATTGCTGAAGGTTTTTGCAACTGATGCAGACAGTGGTCAAAATGGAAAAGTTGCTTACCTGCTGGGATCTGATGCTCCAAACATCTTTTCAATTGAACAGTTTACTGGGATTTTAACTGTGTCCACTTCTTTGGATAGAGAGAAACAGGAATTGTATACATTTACTGTTTCGGCTATTGATCATGGAACCCCTCCGAGAAGGAAGAGTACAATTGTAATCATTCACATTTTAGACCAAAATGATAATGTACCCTCTTTCCTCACTAATGACTATACTTTCTTTATACCAGAAAACTTCCCGAAACATGGAGTAATTGGAATTATCAATGTAACAGATTTGGATGCAGGTCTTAATGGTCATGTTACTGTATCTATCCTGAATGGGAGTAATAATTTTTTAATGCACAACACCAGAGGAACTTTACACTGTAATTCTTCAGTGGACAGAGAGAAAAATACCATGCACGTGTTCTGGATTGAGGCCATTGACAGTGGACAACCATCCCTCTCTGCAACAGCAAAAATAACAGTGTTTGTCCTGGATATAAATGATAATCCTCCCGTTGTATTACTTCCTCAATCCAATGCATCCTGGCTTTTTGTGCCCCCTAACACACCCCAAGGAGCCTCTGTGGCTGAGATTTATGCTGTTGACTATGACACTGGTATTAATGCTGTCATGACATATAATATCATTGGAAGAAATGGCCCAGCCCCTCACATATTTGGAATTAATACAGCTACAGGAAATATTACATTGCAGGAAAAATTATTGCATAAAGACTATGGCTTATATCAACTACTGGTTAAAGTCAGCGACCTTGGGCAACCGCAACCACTCTATTCCACGATAATGGTCAATTTGTTTGTCAATGAGACCGTGAGCAACAAAAGTTACTTGGAGGCTTTGTTACACAGCCAAGCTGTTTTCACAGAAGAGAAACAGTCAGAACCAAATCCATGCCCCTTATTGCAGACATTGGACTTTCCCTGCTCACCTCCTGTTATTCCTATTGCAGTCGCAATGATCGTTGTCTCTGTTATTTTCCTTACTATTGCTCTTTATATGCTTCTGAGCATAAGaaagaaaagcaaaagaaaagaactTTACAAAGATGCCCAAATACCATTAAAAATAAACCTTGACTACTATACGAAAGACTGGAACGATGCACAATTATAA